The region CCGTTGCTAAGTATGGGCGGTACATCGCTGATATTTACCGGTCTGGCCATCGGCATTGTATTGAGTGTAAGCCGGGATGAGGCCGACGAGAGTAAAATTTAACTCTACCAGCTTCTAAACCTTTATTTGAATGAGAATAATTATCAGCGGTGGCGGTACGGGAGGGCATATATATCCCGCTATTGCTATTGCCAACGAACTTAAGGCCATAGATCCTAAAACGGAAATTCTGTTTGTGGGTGCTGAGGGTAAAATGGAAATGGAAAAAGTACCCCGCGCTGGTTATACCATCGTGGGCTTGCCTGTAGTGGGCATCAAACGTGAACTGACACTGTCGAATCTGGCCTTTCCATTTAAACTGGGCCGGAGTTTACTACGAGCGCAACAGATTGTCCGCGAGTTCAAACCCGATGCCGCCGTAGGGGTAGGTGGCTATGCCAGCGGACCACTGCTTTTGGCAGCTTCCCTGAAAGGCATACCAACGCTTATTCAGGAACAAAATTCCTATGCAGGCCTGACCAACAAAGTGCTGGCTCGCTGGGCAAAACGCATTTGCGTGGCTTACCCCGGGATGGACGCTTTTTTTGCGGCAGATAAAATCAAGTTAACGGGCAATCCCGTGCGCAGTGATATTCAGTTTGCCAGTCAACAGGTTGAAACGGGGCGAAGGCTATTCGGCATTGACGGCAATCACCCAACGCTGCTGATTATTGGCGGCAGCCAGGGCG is a window of Spirosoma linguale DSM 74 DNA encoding:
- a CDS encoding UDP-N-acetylglucosamine--N-acetylmuramyl- (pentapeptide) pyrophosphoryl-undecaprenol N- acetylglucosamine transferase (KEGG: hypothetical protein ; K02563 UDP-N- acetylglucosamine--N-acetylmuramyl-(pentapeptide) pyrophosphoryl-undecaprenol N-acetylglucosamine transferase~TIGRFAM:UDP-N-acetylglucosamine--N-acetylmuramyl- (pentapeptide) pyrophosphoryl-undecaprenol N- acetylglucosamine transferase~PFAM: glycosyl transferase family 28; Glycosyltransferase 28 domain), which gives rise to MRIIISGGGTGGHIYPAIAIANELKAIDPKTEILFVGAEGKMEMEKVPRAGYTIVGLPVVGIKRELTLSNLAFPFKLGRSLLRAQQIVREFKPDAAVGVGGYASGPLLLAASLKGIPTLIQEQNSYAGLTNKVLARWAKRICVAYPGMDAFFAADKIKLTGNPVRSDIQFASQQVETGRRLFGIDGNHPTLLIIGGSQGARTINESIEGGLQRFVDAGIQLIWQTGPAFIERAKAAVAATGSSLIKAYDFIYDMDKAYAVADSVVSRAGALSVSELCLVGRPAILVPLPTAAEDHQTKNAMSLVEHHAALLVNDRAAREELVTAALNLLANPAQQQKLSQQIKTLGKPNAARDIANEVIKLAKPESGLAI